acaagcaatgtatgaattttattgctaaattatgtagcatgagtaaatgtaagttctatacaaatatatgttaaatgtatgagatgcagactaagtaagtaatgcattgagaataaaatatgatatgaaccatgctgcttgtgtatgttaatgcaaccatgtaaatgtatgacagccgAAAGtcgtgttagtagattctagggcatttttatgtggactaattgatgacagctaaaaggagttgtgttagcagattttagcgcatttctatgtggactagctgatgacggctaaagaccagttgtagtacgaatgaatgaaatgataatggaatgaaatgtgaaatgtgaacaatgaaaatggaaaagagttacttaaagtgaaatgtaatgaaatgtttaagctatgaatatgaacaaatgtgaatgattgaataatgacagaaagaataatgtattatgatattagaagtatatatgcacgtagaacatgttatgattggacGGGGTGCACTCTTCGCCGCCTGAGGGCTTggtgagaaaggcgagtgcgctaataacttcagatgtggcaatagctgcataacgtattagggtagagagaacctacttgtatgggtgggtagatttccctatccttggggccttcgctggtaaacctttgtttgaattgtgtgagtccgagatcaatttaatacttgagggcttactgagtaaggtgtgTGATGTGGTATGCTTTAGcagcgaccctagggttgcctaagtatcagaacagaggagtgctacttgcaTGGGCAGGTAATCACTCCTATTCTTGGgaaatctcatgggttaaatctttgcatgtgattgattaggtttagagaatggTTTCAGTGTTAAAATAacattttgcaaatgttattaaaattatatctataaatctcatgttagtcacacgctgtttttaatatattatttctttctttactaagatgtgtctcacccgaatatgaatatttctttttcaggacatcctcgaggttgggcttagagagctcgagggtttttagcatttttgaggattacaaagagaaagggtatattttttataatattttagggatgtaaatattttatgttttatgattttatgttttaagtctgctgagaaaggaatgattgtgaatactgaaatgttttggagatatgtgtatatatggaaatgcaggtggataaatggttaatatggattatatgtagaaatagtaaactctggtattatatatatagagattatgtttatgtttttcactgcgtatgtattgatttatgaattatcaagattttatcaagtataacgcagtggaccgggtttaagggttcggggcgttacatattttattctccaattttttccaaagctcagatggtgatgtttcattcaacacactaTATTTAATTTTTGGAGCTAAACTTAAGCGAATGGTACTTACCGCTTTCATTTCCAGCTCCTCCCACTGATCATCTGACATGGTCTTTGGCTTCTTGTCTTTCCCGTTCAATGCTTTAATCTGTCCAtgttggaccaacacatccttcacagtgctctgccacaaactgaaattattttttccattaaaagGCTCCACCTAAAACTTGGCTGTCGAAGTACTcgccattaaattttttttctctctcctttgaCGTCAGCGTCACAATAGTGTTCCACAGGGAGGATCCGCACCTCAACCCGGTTGTTGAGTTCGACCCGTTCTGCTCGACCTAGATCCCTGATCCACTACACATGCGACCCATACGTGTTCTAGCCGACTCGAATTCTGACTCACACCTTAACCCACCAGGTTCTGCTTGGATCCAACCCACAACTCAGCCTCTTGATTCGCGTGTCAACCCGTTGCGTTCCGTACCCGACCTAATTCTGAATTCGGGTCTGTCACCCAATTTTGGCAcggttcatcatcttcttcatattttttccttctgaatttttttttcacacctgCAATTGAAAAAATGATCCTTCTTCAATTGAAAATGTAACAACCcggattttaaatgaaatttaaataataaagaaagaggaataggaaaaagaaacagaaagaagctgccaagcttcgtcgactaacacagggttttgtcgacgaaggctttaagaatttcgtcgacgaacacagggtttcgttgatgagaaaatacagaGAGGGGTTTTTTAGCCGACTGAATTTCTTCTACGAGGagcagatttcgtcgatgaaatttgtgaaggactcgtcaacgaaggtcgggctcgttgacgaaatccactGTTTTATAAATATGAGAAAATCCGGATTTAACTTCTTAATTAAGCTAACTTCCCTCTCTCTCACCTCTCTTcggtattctctctctctctctctctctcttcaattttggccctgccagtcaccggatcgaagatttgaggctaccacgatgctcccggtgaagttctctacaagtttgccagagcggatcgtctagaaaacaaagttggaaaccatcccaaatccagggtaaggtttaATACTCAATTTTTGGGTTTGtaacagttgagaaaagtgttttaTGCGTTAAAataataaagtttaatattgggagttttcgtttccagagGTGTTGATCggaaacgttgggaatcatccctaagttgaggtgaGACTTTTAAGCCGGATTTGACTTAATGATAGTTAAAAGAAATGTTATATAcgttgaaatactaaagtttaattctgtgagttttcattttcagggtgttgagttaggaaccctgcgggggcGGGAAAGACTTTCTTAGGGGCTGTTTTGGAATCAGGTAAGaagataaactaagttagtttctgtttttgagaaaatgcttatatatatatatacttatcatttgatttatggaaaacgtatatgtttatatatatatatatatatatatatatatatatgttttatatttgcaaaagactgtgaaaatgatcgtatgttgaatatgtggaaaatctgttgtgtggcataagtaaaaatattgtgaaatactgttttttagGAATGtgtatgatatggatttttatgatggaaaaccggcgtacgggctaagATTtttatgtgatgtgatttgccagcatacgggtcgtgctatgtgatgtgatttgccggcgtactgGCTGTGCTACGTGATTACGATTTGCCAGCGTgcgggttgtgctatgtgtagctggcgtacgggccgagctatgataaaatgtgtaataccggcatatgggctgatgattttcatgatacacgtatatatgtgaaatgatatgattgatgtgaaaataaatgatatgagatatttatgtatcacggtttcattatatgtatataatatcagaacctggttgacttggtctacgctagcacttgcacggtaccgttgctatgtgtccatggtctccatgatcatgatatctgtgttaacgccgctgtacggagtggtgtgagattggatggtcgatgtggttattttcaagaagtgtgctattatcgcccctagtgtacggaccagtctgagtagacccattggacctacaaactagactattgacttggcagtggtcggccaaccattgtcaggtcccgccttcgggccacacaatccagtcatgtgcgggtaatacatgacaacagccagctaacctaccagggattgttttatgatattattattatgatatgagatgaggtATGCTTAAGAAATGAAGTATGTTATGCTATGATTTgatatatacatgttttcccagatttgataaccagtactaaatgtgttatatatgatatatgttgaacacgaaatatttatgttgccacacactagtattagtttatttcccttactgagaggtgtctcacccctaaatttcattaacttttcacgagccccagataggagagcgggaaaggcCCCGCTAATATAAAGCAGTTATCTGCCCTTGTTGGAATGGTGAgtcttggtagggacagttagatttttgtaGGAATTGTCCGTAGATTTTTGGGAtgtattgtagtgacccgaagaaaaatagcattttaataataagagggagagaaaatagatatagaaacagaaggagaccgtagacttcgtcgacaacattgcattttggagataatattaaataataataatctcaaGGAAATTgctcaacttcgtcgacgaacgcagggtctcgtcgacgaaggtcttcataatttcgtcgacgaacacagggctttgttgatgagaaaataccaagaggaggtttgggctgctctgaattttgtcgatgaacacaaggcctcgtcgacaaattttgtgaaggactcattgatgaacctgaccctataaatatGGAGAAAATCGGGATTTTGTCactctctcgccgctctctctctctctctctctcctacgactccctctccctctctcttcattttcggccccaccggtcgccggatcgacgatccgaagctaccacgacgctcctggcggagttctccgcgaatctgccggagcggatcgtcgagaaattagagttggaaatcatcccaaattcagggtaagcccttttagccactttttggcctcaaggcagttataggaaataatgtaggtaggaaaatactgatgtttagttttgaaaaatattggtttcagggtgttttgtaggaggccctgcgggtgttaggcttgtattccctaggagCTTTCcactagttaggtaagggaaatatgctatgctaggaaagttttgaatattatgcagtttatttatttacgaaaattatgtattttagtatggtgtggcttatgattatgtatatagtacagggatatgtttatgaatttagtttcatgattttacgaatttcagtattatgattatacacatttcaataccatgattatacgaattctaataccatgattttacgatatttcagtaccatgataacacgaactccagtattacgaatatgcagttccatgttatgattattcagatttcagtacgatacgcaatatcatggttattttagtacttcagaatcatagtaaatcaaatagacatgtatatagaaatatattatacgatatcagaccctgttggacttgtagttacagagcacggtattgttgctacagatactatgttactttatgagtgcaaccacctattcagatatacgtggtacggtcgaccacctaggccctagaagaggttaggctccccatccagatatgggttgaggagggcaggtcgactgacggagttcagtgatttattcctggttggccagccagggtaaatcccgcctacgggccgcacaacctcgtcatgaggggcatgtcatgacacagatagccacagggaacagtttcagttactattatttacgtattgatttacaaaaacagggatcctactatatacactagaagtattttgaattataaccataatactgatatgttaagcaatagggaaaaggggtggtgtgctttattacttgtactgtactttggtactcaattattcatgtttatataaaacagatttcatgatatatagtagttcatttgccacacactagtaataacatatttcttcttactgagcgttggctcatcccagtgttgaaacatttttcaggtgatccaggtaggcaagcaaattaggctcgcaagtagaggggcgtctgtagtgccctgtcagcaaagtgagtacagagtcggattttttttttgtattaaccctagctagttgagggtatttttggggaagagatgtatttatattttgggaaaacagtgatatgtatataactctggtattatattgtatggatatgtttattatgatttacgcttcttgctgcttaggttaatatcgtaggtggtatcagagtataaaaaaaaaaaaaaatgaattaattaagcaggtcattacatgtatatactgagagagagtgtttgtagtactctggtatgtgttatgtacattatgatgagatgtatatgattttatactttctgctgcgtaagcttctgctgtatgttctgttatacacctggtacccatgggtccacgTGGatgatgacctgctgagctggattgtgggatatgtagtattgattttatgatttgatgttatataaaaaaaagtggaaaaatgagcaggtcgtgacagaaAAATTTTGGAATAATTTTCCAACACCTGATATGAATTTGCGTATCTCAATATGATCTGAACGAACCGCTCTGATATTGAGCACTCTCGTGGAAAAAcaatccaaaaaatttctttcaatttgATCTAATCTATCATATCTACACCCAATCAAAatcgtgctctgataccacttgttgacgcgTAGCAATTTTAATCTtctgatcaacaaaataaataacacaaagaacattcacaaaaaaaatgaagacgagagattttacgtggtttgacaagattgcctacgtccacggagcgtgCACCTGGGGAAAAATCTACTATAAAACGATGACAGTACAATATCTGATCAGACTCTCCCCGATACCAAATCCCTTATACACCCCTTCACCTGTCAAACCGGTGAAGAAAAAATCTTCCTAGAGAAAAAACCCCCTCTAGCTCTCCTTGTATAAAATGACAAGCAATACACTCTttttcccatggcttacaaacatatatatatgacaccacacaatcGTTGGATTTAAAGACGATCCAGCGATTGTgataaaagtcacaataaataaataaataaatatatattaacaaaattttttgtacaaaatgAATGACTTAATCCACAAAgtcaattttgaatattaaattactttACATAATAATTGATCGAAATCCATGAAAATTTAGTTTGCAGTTTTTGccacaaaaattgaaaattaaaaatagaaaagaaaactagtaacataaataaatatattatcatGTTTATTTATTCACTATACAccaatgaaaatataaaaaaaaaaaaaataacaccaAATCATTCTTAAGTCCCGTGTTTTATCTAGGATACAGACatgaatgaaattttttattttattctttttgttcTTATGCCTTTGTCAGTCCCCAAATTAATGTCTTATATTCACcttaaagaaaaattgaaacaagAAGAACgatgatattttttattcaaataactGAACTATGAACACTACATACTTTAGAGAGGATACAAGCATGAGtatttatacatgattatatgagaCAATAAACGAAAAATTATAAATCCCATGATTTGAGATAAAAATTGAATTGTTACCATATATCCTCTTTTTTGAATTAATAGGTTCTAATTTGTTGATATATATGATCACTAGACAAGTGACTTTGGATCTTTGACACTTTTAGTCTTTATTATGATAATTTGCTTCGGATCTTTGTTATTTAAATCTGCAGCGGACAAATGTGACCGTCGATGATTTGatgaaatcgtcaacgatttgatgtaatcgtcgacagtttggtgtAGTCGTCGTTGATTTTTCTTCGCAATTGCGTTTTGAGTGCGCCGAGCTATGATACATTGTTAATACACCTTTGTTACATCAAAGGTAGACTACAAGTATTTCGTCAAAGCTGCCAAGTCTAGCTAGTCTTAGCCGTAAAATAAATACAACATTCGTGCCTTTGAATTGATTTTTCTAAGGTTCGAGGCCCTCAATATTCATAAATTcgtgattttttttaaatgaagattacattattattattattattatttttttaaatgtagTATACAAAACTTGTTTGGGTTTCTTTTCTTATGAGCttctatataatatttttatatgctTAAGGTTTCATAACACTACCCAACCACCCATTAAAATGCCACACTATCCCAACAATACCTACCCATATAGAGTAAATGACTAACTacaaatatcataaataaatgGTACAAAAGTCTCCACTATGAACCTAATAAAATTAAAACTTctcttcttattttaaaaaataaaatgataaactaATAAGTCTAAAGGtagattttcattttataatttttaagattcaaattttttataaacACTTAAAATGAGATGTAATAGGGTAAGATAAGTTCTTTTTATTCGTcgataaaaattaaagaaagaacGAGTGAGTTCAATAGTATGAGAAAGGAGAATGCATgtgttcataattttttttctttcttttattctcaTGCAAATTTCTAGGAGCTTTTTCCcgatttatcttcttttttttttaaaaaatatattaaataatacatttcttgagaaaataatttccagaataaccctgacgtaatctctctacttcaaatagcgagatttgccacgtatcatttcgggaattattttcccaaaaaagatattatttaatatatatattttttaaaaatgataaattaggaaataaattcttctgcgtaataaatcggaaaataaattcttttaatatatatattttttaaaatgatatatcggaaaataaattattttgcgtaataaatcgagaaataaattcttttatggtAGCGAGATTTGTCATTTATCATTCTGAAAATTCCATTAGAAGAATTTATTGACAGGGTAAAAATGgttggaattatttttaaaatttaataaatatatactatacaatataatttttcttcacgaaaatcatagaattaattttaattaatatttatcaaaattatagaaatatatataccgtattacatttttgtttacatatattataagtaagttattatttttcaatctcaaataaatttatatcatatgtacatgttcataatattattgaagtttttcatacaacatgcaatttttataaatattatattattcatatgaaTTTATCAATAGTTGTCAATTATActgaacaaataatataaaataatgtgctaaattgtgatattattgttaaaactaatCATTGAACTACATATAGATGATAATTAATCTTagtaaaaacacataaaaaagttacaccaaaatattatttatattacatattTTAATGGTAATATTTAATGAAATAGTAAATTCTAATTATGATTTTCCTACgcactttttttttattaatagtatggttgtgtttatatttagtttcatattaaaataatatattattttaattttgtattgttataattgattttaatatttaaattatcttaatatttgaattatcttATAATCATTATGTATTATAAAATAgcaaataagaataataatgaagTATGAGAATATGGATGTTATTGAATTAGTATAAGATAAATTATGTAAATAATTGTGCAGAATTTGTTTACAGTGTTTGAATGCTAATCTTTTAAACATAAAATTTGATATTTGAAGTCTATTCATTATTGAAGTGAATGGTGAATAGCTACCGAAATAAAATCTGTGACTAATACCactaaattatttattatatatattagttgTAGGTGCCTCTTAACGCTGACTAAGTAAGTATAATTCAATTTGAATGTAACTCCTGTCAATCAAAAGGTTAAGGAATCAATGCAAAGATGAAACGTGGCAGGATCACTGGATCAGTTGGCCATGCCCACAAGGAAACAGAGGGATGATCCGAGCACGGCAGACCAagtcacccccaacattaatgaCCGTTGGGGAAGTTGGCAGCACTCTAAACCTAATGAATGTTTTCGGCATGCTACCCAATTCAACTCAGCTCCAACTGCTTCAATcaatgcctctctctctctctctctctctctctgcaaagTTGGATTTTACAATTTACAAATGGGATTGCAGCTGATGAGCTTAATGCAAttgttttcattttactttctcAGCTGCATGCACCTCTTGTGTTTACAGCTTTATATCTATGGTGGGACTTGGGGCATTTGCTAAAATCCGCGTCAGAAGTAGAGAAGTGTTCAAATCTCTGGTGGGTCTTGGCTAGCTGACAAGAATTGAAGCAAACACCTCCCAAATTGGTACTACCTCTTTGTACTACCCGACACGAAATAggttgaattttgattttttctCTGCCCTTTTTTGGGCTTGTGTAGGTTTGGCAGATGAACAAACTCTGACGGTGAAAACAAAGTTCTATTCCAATATACATATTGTTTGGCTCGTGTTTAATAACCCCCAAGATTTAATTCTACAGAGAGTACATTGGCGTCTGAGTTGTTCCCTTTTATTGGCACTTAAAATTTGCGGGGAAAGATCAAGAATTAGTCTTGGTTTAGGTGAAAAAATCTACCAAAAAGATTTGCTCTTCCGATTTCCTTATAACTGGGGAAGTGGAAACTTGTGGTTTGAGCGGAAATTGGGTAATGTGGGATTGAGGGAGGAAAACCCATATAAATACCAGGGGTGGGTTCTTCGAGTTCATGTGAAAATTTCAACTTCAATCAAAAAAGGGGCAGAATTTACAGGAACCACACAAGAGAGAGGAGGAAAACCCATATAAATACCAGAGGTGGGTTCTTCGAGTTCATGTGAAAATTTCAACTTCAATCAAAAAGAGGGGCAGAATTTACAGGAACCACACAAGAGAGAGCAGATCTTCTATATAATTGAAGAGTTGtagttttgttttttgttgttttcatCTCTTGACTTGTTGGCACTGATTTTTTAAATTGGAAGAAGATGGTTGGAAGTATTGAGGTGAAGAGTCATAATTTGTACTCAAATGGGTCTTTTCAGAATCACAATGGCATGGAAGAGAAGCTTGATGAACTCCGTTGCCTTCTTGGCAAGGCTGATGGTGATTCATTGAGGATAGTTGGTGTTGGAGCAGGTGCTTGGGGCAGTGTTTTTGCAGCTCTGCTGCAGGATAGCTACGGACAATTTCGAGATAAGGTGCAAATTAGGATATGGAGACGGCCTGGAAGAGCAGTTGATAGAGCCACAGCCGAACATCTCTTTGAAGTGATCAATTCAAGGGAGAATGTTTTGAGGAGGTTGATCCGGAGGTGTGCATATCTAAAGTATGTAGAGGCCAGATTGGGCGATCGGACACTCTATGCAGACGAGATTTTGAAGGATGGATTCTGCTTAAACATGATTGATACCCCTTTATGTCCTTTAAAGGTTGTGACAAACTTGCAGGAAGCTGTTTGGGATGCTGATATTGTGGTGAATGGTTTGCCTTCAACTGAAACTTGTGAGGTGTTTGAAGAGATCAGCCATTATTGGAAGGAGAGAATCACAGTGCCCATTATTATCTCTCTGGCAAAGGGCATAGAGGCTGCACTGGAACCTGTCCCCCATATAATTACTCCCACACAAATGATCAATCAAGCAAGTAAAGTTTTTATTCTTCCATTTATCTGCCTTCATATTTTAATATTGGCTTTATTTACTTCACATGAgctaaatgaaaattttttatgTTCTCTGCTGAACTAATGTTTTTTGATGTGGTTCTATCCATGTGAAATCatggatgaaattttttttgtgtaCTGATGTTCTTGCATACTTTTGAGTGTGTGCAAGTGCATGCATTCAcagaataattagaaaaaatataaaaggTTAGGTTCTCAATAATGGCCAGTTTTGTGCTTCTCAATTAAGAGGATTCTTGGTTAAATTAAAATAAGGCTGATCGGTGAGAGCAGCAAGCGGAGGTGCAGGAGTGGGAGCTTATTTACATTGTTGAATTCAGGCAAACAATTGCTGGCTTGTTTAAGTGGGAAAGATTGGATATAAAAGGAATACATAATTTTTAAGATTGGCTGCTCACATAGAATGGCAAATTTAGCATGAGTGAGAACATAAGAATcagttatttaaaattttccaaggGCTAACCTTTTATCCTCTTTGTTGTTCATGAGACACATTTTCATGGTCATTTAAGATCTTatagattgattttattttatatttaatgaaagtTATCACAATATTTGAGTGGAAATGTCTTGCGAGATTTATTAAAAATCATTCATGGGCCCCTCACCTAATAGCTTAAGCCGTTAATTGAATTGATTCTTTTACATGGTTCAGATTCTCTTTGACCAAAAGGTCTAGAGTTTGATCCTGATGATCCGCAGTCTtcttattgaaataaaaatttaggACAACTAAGCTTTTGCATGCAAGGGCATAGATATTGGGAACTATTCCTAATAGCTTAGGCTTTAAGTGAATTGATCATTTGACATGTCTAGCATTACTGAATTTGGTATTAATGTTAATTGATATTTGTTAATGTGTTCTAAATTTTTTAATAGCTCATTGTCAGCTTATCTCGATCCTTATCCCAATTTTAAATGTAAATTAGGATTAGGATTCTCATTATGTCATTATAAGCATTCACCCTTTTTTTGTAATTAAAGTATAATTGTATTTAGGAATTTTATTGTCAGATTCATCCttgtttttaaaattgaattGTGGTTAACGATACTGTCTACTTTTGGGGATTGCAGAAATAAAAACTTGTGTTCCTAACATCAGTATTCCAAATTACTGGTTTCTGATGACCATTCATAGCTTTGTACATTTTAAATGCACTCATGAGTAAACAAAAGTAGTTattttagttttggttttttaCCTCTTGTTgtactatgtgtgtgtgtgtgtgtgtgtgtgtgtgtgtatgtgtgtgcgtCTGTGTGTGCATGTACTTCGCCCTCTTTCTAAACCTTGCTATAAATTTCTGGCAGCTGGAATTCCTATAGAAAACATTTTATATCTTGGTGGACCAAATATTGCCTCAGAAATTTACAACAAGGAATATGCCAATGCGCGAATATGTGGGGCTGAAAAGTGGAGAAAACCTCTTGCAAAGTTTTTAAGACAACCCCATTTCATTGTATGGGACAACAGTGACCTCGTTACTCATGAAGTAATGGGTGGCTTAAAGAATGTCTATGCCATTGGTGCAGGTAAGTGTTAGCTTTTTTATCTTTTCATCACTAGGTTTATGCAGTTAAACTACCTAATTTTGCTGGTGGTCTGGTGGATTACAAGTTGTTCTTTGTACATGCTCTCACAAAAACTGAAGCTTCTTACATGATTATAGATGCTCTCTTGGTTAGGGACAAAAATTCAGGTCTAGAGGGAGCTGAGCTTAGGATAGATGGGTTCTTGGGTTCTTTATTTAGGATTTGAGAAattctaattatttttttttcaaaaaattattttt
This Malania oleifera isolate guangnan ecotype guangnan chromosome 11, ASM2987363v1, whole genome shotgun sequence DNA region includes the following protein-coding sequences:
- the LOC131168008 gene encoding glycerol-3-phosphate dehydrogenase [NAD(+)] GPDHC1, cytosolic; translated protein: MVGSIEVKSHNLYSNGSFQNHNGMEEKLDELRCLLGKADGDSLRIVGVGAGAWGSVFAALLQDSYGQFRDKVQIRIWRRPGRAVDRATAEHLFEVINSRENVLRRLIRRCAYLKYVEARLGDRTLYADEILKDGFCLNMIDTPLCPLKVVTNLQEAVWDADIVVNGLPSTETCEVFEEISHYWKERITVPIIISLAKGIEAALEPVPHIITPTQMINQATGIPIENILYLGGPNIASEIYNKEYANARICGAEKWRKPLAKFLRQPHFIVWDNSDLVTHEVMGGLKNVYAIGAGMVAALTKESATSKSVYFAHCTSEMIFITHLLAEEPEKLAGPLLADTYVTLLKGRNAWYGQMLAKGELSLDMGDSISGKGMIQGVSAVGAFYELLSQSSLSVLHPGENKPVAPAELCPILKTLYRILITREQPSQAILQALRDETLNDPRDRIEIAQSHAFYRPSLLGQPLSLHMFATAKEKGNEGAVTS